In Actinomadura luteofluorescens, the sequence GAGCGGCCTGGTGGCTCGTGGCCGCACCGTGGCATCTGGTGGTGGGGAAACCCCGATGGCGTCTGATGACGAACGAGTAAGACCCTGATCGGGATGATTTCCGATCAGGGTCTTGACCTGGGTGTTCTCGGTGGAGCTGAGGGGATTTGAACCCCTGACCCCCTCGATGCGAACGAGGTGCGCTACCGGACTGCGCTACAGCCCCGAGGACTCCGTAAGGTTAGCAAACATCGGGGAGTGCTCGCGCACCGGTTATTCGCCGACGGCGCGGCGGTCGGCGGCGTACTGGTCGAAGACCTCGTCGGGGGTGATGAGTTCGATGACCTCGGCGGGTTCGGTGGCCTCGGCGGCGCGGCGGGCCTCCAGGGCGCGGGTGCGGGCCGCGGCGCGGGCCTGGGCGGCGGCGCGGCGGCGGGCGGTGTCCATGCCCACGGCGACGCGCAAGAGCGCCAGGTGGCCGGCCAGGAGCAGGACCGGGGGCACGATGATCCACCAGGGCGTGAGGCCGGAGGCGGTGACCGCCACGGAGGTGAGGAGCAGCGCGGCGAGGCCGGAGGTGCGGCGGCGGCGCCGGGCGATGACGGTGGCGCGGCTCACCGGGCGGCGCGGGGCGGGGGCCTCCTCGTCGCGGAGC encodes:
- the sepX gene encoding divisome protein SepX/GlpR yields the protein MSSAVLYLAIVAVWAVVLVPMWLRRDTETTGISRLLHKRPDEPAAEDDGDEEEPLRDEEAPAPRRPVSRATVIARRRRRTSGLAALLLTSVAVTASGLTPWWIIVPPVLLLAGHLALLRVAVGMDTARRRAAAQARAAARTRALEARRAAEATEPAEVIELITPDEVFDQYAADRRAVGE